In Dioscorea cayenensis subsp. rotundata cultivar TDr96_F1 chromosome 9, TDr96_F1_v2_PseudoChromosome.rev07_lg8_w22 25.fasta, whole genome shotgun sequence, a genomic segment contains:
- the LOC120268840 gene encoding ethanolamine-phosphate cytidylyltransferase, whose translation MVSDCSGGGGNGLMENLASSRFVVACVFAGMVVGASVLALHLGGYANAVGMPGFGKKKKRRPVRVYMDGCFDMMHYGHCNALRQARALGDELVVGVVSDDEIIANKGPPVTPLRERMIMVKAVKWVDEVISDAPYAITEGFMRKLFDEYNIDYIIHGDDPCLLPDGTDAYALAKKVGRYKQIKRTEGVSSTDIVGRMLLCVRERSSGDSHNHSSLQRQFSHGHSQKVDVGGSDSGTRVSNFLPTSRRIVQFSNGKGPGPDARIVYIDGAFDLFHAGHVEILRVARALGDFLLVGIHTDQTVSATRGAHRPIMSLHERSLSVLACRYVDEVIIGAPWEVSKDMITTFNISLVVHGTIAENKDFLKEESNPYAVPITMGIYQQLESPLDITTSTIIKRIVSNHEAYQKRNEKKEASERKYYEEKKFVSDD comes from the exons ATGGTCTCCGACTGCAGCGGTGGAGGTGGCAACGGACTGATGGAGAACCTGGCGAGCTCGCGATTCGTGGTGGCGTGTGTGTTTGCGGGGATGGTCGTTGGGGCCTCCGTCTTGGCGCTCCATCTCGGTGGCTATGCGAACGCAGTGGGGATGCCGGGgtttgggaagaagaagaagagacgGCCTGTTCGTGTCTATATGGATGGTTGCTTCGATATGATGCACTATGGCCACTGTAACGCCCTTCGTCAAGCCCGTGCTCTTGGTGATGAGCTTGTTGTTGGGGTTGTTAGTGATGACGAGATCATTGCGAACAAGGGCCCTCCTGTTACTCCTCTTCGCGAGCG GATGATTATGGTTAAGGCTGTGAAATGGGTGGATGAGGTCATTTCAGATGCACCTTATGCCATCACGGAGGGGTTCATGAGGAAACTGTTTGATGAATATAACATAGACTACATAATCCATGGGGATGACCCATGCTTGCTCCCAGATGGTACAGATGCATATGCCCTTGCTAAGAAGGTTGGTCGATATAAGCAGATAAAGAGAACAGAAGGTGTGTCAAGTACTGACATAGTAG gACGCATGCTTCTTTGCGTAAGGGAGAGGTCATCGGGTGACAGCCATAACCATTCTTCTTTACAGAGGCAGTTTAGCCATGGACATAGTCAAAAGGTTGATGTTGGTGGATCTGACAGTGGAACTAGGGTATCAAACTTCTTACCAACATCTCGTCGAATTGTTCAGTTCTCCAATGGAAAG GGCCCTGGTCCAGATGCTCGCATTGTTTACATAGATGGTGCATTTGATCTATTTCATGCAGGACATGTGGAG ATACTTCGTGTTGCGAGGGCACTTGGGGATTTTTTGCTTGTTGGAATTCACACTGATCAGACAGTCAG TGCCACTCGGGGTGCCCATCGCCCAATTATGAGTCTCCACGAGAGAAGTCTGAGTGTTTTAGCTTGCCGTTATGTAGATGAGGTGATTATTGGTGCCCCATGGGAGGTATCAAAAGATATG ATTACAACCTTCAACATATCCTTGGTTGTTCATGGAACGATTGCAGAAAACAAGGATTTTCTGAAG GAAGAATCAAACCCATATGCAGTTCCCATCACTATGGGTATCTACCAACAATTGGAAAGCCCTCTTGACATCACGACCAGCACAATAATCAAGAGGATTGTTTCAAATCACGAAGCTTATCAG AAACGAAATGAGAAGAAGGAAGCAAGTGAAAGGAAATACTACGAGGAAAAGAAGTTCGTATCTGATGACTAA
- the LOC120268841 gene encoding vacuolar protein sorting-associated protein 32 homolog 2-like, with product MLKKVFSMSKKKTTSSAKAISSSDKLQETLETLEKKEQLLQKKISNEIQKAKNYTSQKNKNAAIQCLKKKKLYEAEIERIANLQLRVHDQMLTLHGATATTETIDALRKGSNAVKSIQQSLNADDVSKTIEEASEQSENMKQLQDALATSIGVTDDFDEDELEAELEELEEAELEEQILEQNSTVTTQPPSITTTNLPKKETPKPVNNADNLADLQPEMAL from the exons ATGTTGAAAAAGGTTTTCTCTATGTCTAAGAAGAAGACAACCTCCTCTGCCAAGGCTATCTCCTCTTCGGACAAACTTCAGGAG ACACTTGAAACTTTGGAGAAGAAAGAGCAGCTTCTGCAAAAAAAGATTTCTAATGAAATTCAAAAAGCAAAGAATTACACAAgtcagaaaaacaaaaacg CTGCAATTCAGTgcttaaagaaaaagaaattatatgaGGCGGAAATTGAGCGGATTGCAAATTTACAATTGCGAGTTCATGATCAG ATGCTAACACTTCACGGTGCGACAGCAACTACAGAAACTATTGATGCATTGAGAAAAGGTTCCAATGCTGTTAAATCCATTCAACAGTCATT GAATGCCGATGATGTTAGCAAgacgatcgaagaagcaagtgaaCAATCAGAAAACATGAAACAACTGCAAGATGCTCTCGCGACTTCCATCGGTGTTACAGATGACTTCGATGAG GACGAACTCGAGGCTGAACTTGAAGAACTCGAAGAAGCTGAATTAGAAGAACAAATTCTTGAGCAAAATTCTACAGTCACCACTCAACCTCCGTCGATAACAACTACAAATTTACCGAAAAAAGAGACACCGAAACCTGTTAACAATGCCGACAATCTAGCTGACCTTCAACCAGAAATGGCTCTTTAG
- the LOC120268849 gene encoding probable serine/threonine-protein kinase PBL8 yields the protein MGNCGTRDESAVAAAHAQVQQLHMFQLPSKSTQSDKKHNRSFSDLSEPSTPRVFEDSRNISIYTNVIAFTLFELETITKSFRSDYVLGEGGFGTVYKGYIDENVRVGLKSLPVAVKVLNKDGLQGHREWLTEVNFLGQLRHPNLVKLIGYCCEDDHRLLVYEFMFRGSLENHLFRKTAAPLSWATRMMIALGAAKGLAFLHNAERPVIYRDFKTSNILLDSDYTAKLSDFGLAKAGPQGDESHVSTRVMGTYGYAAPEYVMTGHLTARSDVYSFGVVLLELLTGRKSVDKTRPSKEQSLVDWARPKLNDKRKMLQIIDPRLEDQYSVRAAQKACSLAYYCLSQNPKARPLMSDVVETLEPLQGSNASEGSARVPMLEGLPDYRLHRRFPANNASCRSSPSPKCTPSPITACRVR from the exons ATGGGCAACTGTGGAACCAGAGACGAGTCTGCCGTCGCTGCTGCTCATGCCCAAG TTCAGCAGCTGCACATGTTTCAGCTGCCTTCTAAGAGCACCCAATCAGACAAGAAGCACAATCGATCATTTTCAGACCTAAGTGAACCATCAACTCCTCGAGTTTTTGAGGATTCAAGGAACATATCGATATACACCAATGTCATTGCTTTCACATTGTTTGAACTTGAGACAATCACAAAGAGCTTCCGTTCAGATTATGTTCTTGGTGAAGGtggatttgggactgtgtacaAAGGTTACATTGATGAGAATGTGAGGGTTGGACTGAAATCTCTTCCAGTTGCTGTCAAAGTCTTGAACAAGGATGGGCTTCAGGGACATAGAGAGTGGCTT aCTGAGGTTAATTTTCTAGGACAACTGAGACATCCTAATCTGGTGAAGCTGATTGGATATTGCTGCGAAGATGATCACAGGCTGCTTGTTTATGAGTTCATGTTCCGGGGTAGTCTTGAGAACCATTTATTCCGAA AGACCGCGGCTCCACTGTCATGGGCAACAAGAATGATGATTGCGCTTGGGGCTGCCAAAGGGCTTGCTTTCCTTCACAATGCTGAAAGGCCTGTTATCTACCGAGATTTTAAGACCTCAAATATCTTGTTGGACTCT GATTATACTGCTAAACTTTCCGACTTTGGACTCGCCAAAGCTGGTCCACAAGGAGATGAGTCTCATGTATCGACAAGGGTGATGGGAACCTATGGTTATGCTGCTCCTGAATATGTGATGACTG GTCACTTGACTGCCAGGAGTGATGTATACAGCTTCGGTGTTGTCCTTCTCGAGCTCTTAACAGGCCGAAAGTCTGTGGACAAGACACGACCGAGCAAGGAGCAGAGTTTGGTTGATTGGGCTCGTCCAAAGCTCAATGACAAGAGGAAAATGCTACAAATAATAGACCCCAGGCTGGAGGACCAGTACTCCGTGCGAGCTGCACAGAAAGCCTGTAGTTTAGCATACTACTGTCTAAGCCAGAACCCAAAGGCGAGGCCACTCATGAGTGATGTCGTCGAGACCCTTGAACCCTTACAAGGAAGCAATGCAAGCGAGGGCTCTGCTCGCGTCCCAATGCTTGAAGGCCTTCCTGACTACCGACTTCACCGGAGGTTCCCAGCCAACAATGCAAGCTGCAGATCAAGTCCCAGTCCTAAATGCACCCCAAGTCCGATTACCGCCTGCCGTGTAAGATGA